The DNA sequence GTTGGGAATTTCACGGTCCCGTGAGTATCAGGCTGATGAGACAGGCGCTTTAGTGTCCGGTAATCCCCTGGCCCTCGCAAGTGCCCTCCAAAAAATCGAGTACTATGCCCAGCACAGAATTATGCCGGAAGCTACACCTGCCACCTCGCACCTGTTCATTGTTAATCCCTTTAGCGGCGGCGACTGGCTCGTCAGTTTGTTTAGCACCCACCCGACTACGGCGCAGCGGGTGGCAAGACTTCAAGAGTTGGCCAAACGCATTAGGTAATTAGGCAAAACCTCCTGGATATCCAGGAGGTTTTGCTGATTTATTCAGGGTGGAAAAAAGCTGAAGAAGCTAGCTTTTTTCAGGTGAATATAATGGCAATATATTGACTTTCCCCGGTAATTTGCTAAAATTTATTTGATTGATTTTGAAGGAGGTATGAGATGAGTTGAACGCCTTAGGTCGTCACATTTTAGCAGAGTTTTACGGATGCAATGCCAGCATTCTCAACGACGTAAAAAAAGTGGAAGACATTATGGTCAATGCTGCGTTAGAAGCAGGTGCGGAAGTACGGGAAGTAGCTTTTCATAAGTTTAGTCCCCAGGGTGTCAGCGGTGTTGTTGTTATTTCGGAATCTCACCTAGCCATCCATACTTGGCCGGAGTTGGGGTACGCCGCCGTTGACGTATTTACTTGTGGCGACCGCGTCAATCCGTGGGATGCCTGTCAGCATCTGGTTACTAAACTTGAGGCCGCCGAGGTAGATGCCCGTGAAGTAAAACGAGGTCAACTAAAAGAAGTAACTGCGCAAAAAGTATCTTAATTCATTAAGGAGGGATTTTTATTCTCCCTTTAATATGGTGGAAGTGCGCATTCGTTTAGCTTCCTGTGTTACGAAGTATACACGGGGAGTTTTTTTATTTGGGCCGCTTTTGACAAGGACTTCGTCTAACCATATAATGGTACTTGCGGGAATAGGAATAAGATTTAAATCGTAAACTAACTCCGAATTTGACAGGAGGTAGATAACATGGACAAGACCTTAGCTTGGCTAAAGGAGATTAGCGAGGCGCCGGGGGTATCCGGGTTTGAGCAGCCCATAAGGACCCTACTAACACAAAAACTCAGTGGTATTGCCGAAGTCAGTTCTGATAATTTAGGCAGTGTGATTTTTAAGAAGCGTGGTGGCAGTGAAACACCTAAGATTATGATTGCCGCCCATATGGATGAAATTGGCTTTATGGTCAAATACATTACTAAAGAGGGGTTTCTGAAATTTACTACGCTGGGGGGCTGGTGGGAACAAGTAATGCTCGGACAACGGGTAACTGTTCATACGACCAAGGGCGCTATTCCCGGCGTGATTGGCAGTAAACCGCCGCATATCCTTTCACCTGAGGAACGCAAAAAAGTTGTTCAGAAAAAAGATATGTACATCGATATTGGTGCCGAGGATGAAAATGAGGCGAAAGAGCGGTTTGGCGTCCGGCCAGGCAATCCGGTTACTCCGTTTAGTCCTTTTACTACTTTGGCCAATGAGCGGTTATTGATGGGCAAGGCCTGGGATAATCGAATCGGTTGCGCTATTATGGCTGAGGTCATAGAAAAGCTGCAGCACGAGATGCACGCCAACACCGTTTATGGTGTAGGTACTGTGCAGGAAGAAGTGGGATTAAGAGGAGCTAAAACCAGTGCCGGCGTCATTCATCCTGACATTGCCTTTGCGGTTGATACTTGTGTGGCCGGAGATACGCCGGGTGTAACAAGCGATCAAGCGTCCAGCAAACTGGGCAAAGGAGTGGCTATTTCCATCTATGATTCCAGTCTCATTCCCCATACTGGATTGCGTGATTTTGTTGTGGAAGTGGCCGAACAAAATCATATTCCCTACCAACTGGAGTTTACCGAGGGCGGCGGAACCGACGCCGGCCGCATTCATCTTCATGCCCAAGGTGTGCCCAGTCTGGTGCTCAGCATTCCCACTCGCTATATTCACAGCCATAACAGCATTGTTCACCGTGACGATTATGACGCGGCCGTTCAGCTTCTTGTTACTGTAATTAAGCGGCTCGATCAGCACAAATACCAGGAACTGGTGAAATAAATGCCAGAAGGAATATTACCTTTTAAAAATATTTTCCCCAAGATAGAACCAAGTGTTCTTATCGCCAAAGGAGCGCAGGTTATTGGCGATGTTGCTATCGGCGCCAATGCCAGTATCTGGTATAACAGCATTTTGCGGGGCGACGTCAATTTTATCCGAATTGGCGCCTACACAAATATTCAGGATAATTCCACCCTGCATGTAATGAATGGGCACCCGTGCGTGGTAGGCAACTATGTGACCGTAGGCCATAATGTAATTCTGCATGGGTGCACTATTGCCGATAATTGCTTAATCGGCATGGGTGCTATCATTCTTAATGGGGTGGAAATCGGCGAGAATTGTATTATTGGAGCGGGTACGCTCTTAACGGAGTTTAAAAAGATACCGCCCAAATCGCTTGTGGTTGGTTCACCGGGTAAGGTAGTGCGCAGTGTAGCCGACGAGGAGATCCAGTTTATCCGCCAATCGGCCATTCATTATCATGAATTATCTTTGCACCACGAACGTTAAAAAGCAGGGTGAGAATTATGGAAAAGACGCTTGTGCTAATTAAGCCTGATGGTGTTGCCAGAGGGCTGTGTGGCGAAATCATCAGCCGTTTTGAGCGACGGGGGCTCCGCATTTTAGCCTTAAAGATGATGACGTTGTCGCGTGAGCAGGCTCATATTCATTACGCTGAACATCAAGGCAAGCCATTTTTTGACGGCCTGATTGATTTCATTACCTCCGGACCGCTGGTAGCGATGGTTGTGGGCGGGGAAAACGCTGTTAAGGTAGTGAGGATGATGATGGGGCCGACCGATCCGGCTGGGGCTGCTCCAGGGACGATACGCGGCGATTTTGCTTTGTCTGTAGGTAACAATGTTATTCACGGCTCTGACAGTCCAAGCAGCGCTATGCGAGAAATTGATCTTTTTTTCGCTGCCCATGAAATAATGAAATAGCGGCAGCCAATTGGAAGAGAGGGAGAAAGATGAAAATTTATACTAAAACGGGAGATCAAGGCCATACCAGTCTATATACGGGTGAACGGGTTGCTAAAGATAGCCTGCGGGTAGAAGCCTATGGCAGTATTGATGAAACAGACGCTGCGCTAGGACTGGCTCGGGCGCTTTGTCTTAAACAGGAAGTGAAGCAAGCCATTTATGATATGCAGCGGATGCTGTGGCAGCTAATGGCTGATGTAGCCAGTTTGGGCGAGAAAGGTATCCGAATTACCGATGCCCATGTACGGGAATTGGAACAGATGATTGACCGTTTTGATGCAATGCTACCGCCCTTGACGAAGTTTGTGATACCGGGTGACACGCCCGGGTCGGCGGCGCTGCATGTAGCCCGCACTGTGGCCAGACGGACGGAGCGGCAGATGTGGCGCTTGGCAAGAGAAGAAAGTGTAAACGAACATGTTTTGGTAGCCTTAAACCGGCTGTCTGATCTGTGTTTTGTTCTTTCCCGCGTAGAAAGTGAA is a window from the Sporolituus thermophilus DSM 23256 genome containing:
- the speD gene encoding adenosylmethionine decarboxylase encodes the protein MNALGRHILAEFYGCNASILNDVKKVEDIMVNAALEAGAEVREVAFHKFSPQGVSGVVVISESHLAIHTWPELGYAAVDVFTCGDRVNPWDACQHLVTKLEAAEVDAREVKRGQLKEVTAQKVS
- a CDS encoding M42 family metallopeptidase, giving the protein MDKTLAWLKEISEAPGVSGFEQPIRTLLTQKLSGIAEVSSDNLGSVIFKKRGGSETPKIMIAAHMDEIGFMVKYITKEGFLKFTTLGGWWEQVMLGQRVTVHTTKGAIPGVIGSKPPHILSPEERKKVVQKKDMYIDIGAEDENEAKERFGVRPGNPVTPFSPFTTLANERLLMGKAWDNRIGCAIMAEVIEKLQHEMHANTVYGVGTVQEEVGLRGAKTSAGVIHPDIAFAVDTCVAGDTPGVTSDQASSKLGKGVAISIYDSSLIPHTGLRDFVVEVAEQNHIPYQLEFTEGGGTDAGRIHLHAQGVPSLVLSIPTRYIHSHNSIVHRDDYDAAVQLLVTVIKRLDQHKYQELVK
- a CDS encoding gamma carbonic anhydrase family protein; the encoded protein is MPEGILPFKNIFPKIEPSVLIAKGAQVIGDVAIGANASIWYNSILRGDVNFIRIGAYTNIQDNSTLHVMNGHPCVVGNYVTVGHNVILHGCTIADNCLIGMGAIILNGVEIGENCIIGAGTLLTEFKKIPPKSLVVGSPGKVVRSVADEEIQFIRQSAIHYHELSLHHER
- the ndk gene encoding nucleoside-diphosphate kinase, with the translated sequence MEKTLVLIKPDGVARGLCGEIISRFERRGLRILALKMMTLSREQAHIHYAEHQGKPFFDGLIDFITSGPLVAMVVGGENAVKVVRMMMGPTDPAGAAPGTIRGDFALSVGNNVIHGSDSPSSAMREIDLFFAAHEIMK
- a CDS encoding cob(I)yrinic acid a,c-diamide adenosyltransferase encodes the protein MKIYTKTGDQGHTSLYTGERVAKDSLRVEAYGSIDETDAALGLARALCLKQEVKQAIYDMQRMLWQLMADVASLGEKGIRITDAHVRELEQMIDRFDAMLPPLTKFVIPGDTPGSAALHVARTVARRTERQMWRLAREESVNEHVLVALNRLSDLCFVLSRVESEEAKEV